Proteins from a single region of Verrucosispora sp. NA02020:
- a CDS encoding roadblock/LC7 domain-containing protein, with protein sequence MSETFLPRRTAQRPAAPPPPAFPPSLAGNPRLPYPAIGTELAELRLQIPGVQGSVLGGVDGLRITHDVPPPLDPDDLAAMAAATFGLGRQVSLRLGQGEFRQSTVRNQAGYFSVYAVGPQALLSVVGADAINVARLHLHAPPVAERLAALLTQV encoded by the coding sequence GTGAGCGAGACCTTCCTACCCCGCCGCACCGCGCAACGCCCGGCCGCCCCACCGCCGCCTGCCTTCCCGCCGTCCCTGGCCGGCAACCCGCGTCTGCCGTACCCGGCCATCGGCACCGAACTCGCCGAGCTGCGCCTACAGATCCCCGGCGTGCAGGGAAGCGTCCTCGGCGGCGTGGACGGACTGCGCATCACCCACGACGTACCACCACCGCTGGACCCCGACGACCTGGCCGCGATGGCGGCGGCGACCTTCGGCCTCGGCCGGCAGGTCAGCCTCCGACTCGGCCAGGGCGAGTTCCGGCAGTCCACCGTCCGCAACCAGGCCGGCTACTTCTCCGTGTACGCCGTCGGCCCGCAGGCCCTGCTCTCCGTGGTCGGCGCCGACGCGATCAACGTGGCCCGCCTCCACCTGCACGCCCCACCCGTCGCGGAACGCCTCGCCGCGCTGCTCACGCAGGTCTGA
- a CDS encoding GntR family transcriptional regulator yields the protein MPTPHPEPPRYRLMAEELRRRIMSGAIPPGALLPSESTLMTEFSVARGTVREALALLRAEGLVVTEMGRGTYARPTMPVRRLGSDRYRKELDQVRSGELGTSFTADQQIPWSAYTLDKTFHETPASETIADLFGVEPGTMLLERRFVFRTHGTPQQMSTSYLLLEMVTGTPVADPANEPWPGGNTAQLHSLGHTITSVREQVRARMPVPDEVDTLRIPGGVPVVVLTRQTYAGDRVLEVADITIPADRVSLDYRIDLG from the coding sequence GTGCCTACCCCGCACCCAGAGCCACCCCGGTACCGGTTGATGGCGGAAGAACTGCGCCGCCGGATCATGTCCGGCGCGATCCCGCCTGGGGCGCTACTGCCCAGCGAATCGACCTTGATGACCGAGTTCTCCGTGGCGCGCGGAACGGTCCGGGAGGCGCTCGCCCTGCTGCGCGCCGAGGGCTTGGTGGTCACCGAGATGGGACGCGGGACGTACGCACGGCCCACCATGCCCGTACGGCGTCTCGGCTCCGACCGCTACCGTAAGGAACTCGACCAGGTCCGCTCCGGCGAACTTGGTACGTCGTTCACAGCGGACCAGCAGATCCCGTGGTCGGCGTACACCCTGGACAAGACCTTCCACGAGACGCCCGCAAGCGAGACGATCGCCGACCTCTTCGGCGTCGAGCCGGGCACGATGCTGCTCGAACGCCGCTTCGTCTTCCGGACACACGGCACGCCACAGCAGATGTCGACCTCATACCTGCTGCTGGAGATGGTGACCGGCACCCCTGTGGCCGACCCCGCCAACGAGCCGTGGCCCGGCGGCAACACCGCGCAACTTCACAGCCTGGGCCACACGATCACGTCGGTGCGGGAGCAGGTCCGGGCGAGGATGCCCGTACCCGACGAGGTCGACACCCTGCGGATTCCCGGCGGCGTGCCGGTGGTCGTCCTCACGCGGCAGACCTATGCCGGGGACCGCGTCCTTGAGGTCGCCGACATCACGATCCCCGCCGACAGGGTCAGCCTGGACTATCGAATCGACCTGGGTTAG
- a CDS encoding DUF6036 family nucleotidyltransferase has product MKRAELEHVLRSTGRIVEDRNVLIIGSQSVLGTFLEGDLPLEATASMEVDVAFFDDPDDQKADQIDAFIGEFSPFHETFGYYAQGVSVSTAVLPDGWRDRLVLVESDNTQPGRGYALDPHDCVVSKLVAGREKDNKFADALLRAGLVRPDVVAERIELLADVHPLVMKRLRDWIAAYQPGPEAVG; this is encoded by the coding sequence ATGAAGCGCGCAGAGCTGGAGCATGTCCTGAGATCGACGGGTCGGATTGTCGAGGACCGGAACGTCCTCATCATCGGCAGTCAGTCGGTGCTAGGGACGTTCCTGGAAGGTGATCTTCCGCTTGAAGCCACTGCCTCGATGGAGGTGGATGTGGCGTTCTTTGACGACCCGGACGATCAGAAGGCCGACCAGATCGACGCGTTCATCGGCGAGTTCTCGCCGTTCCACGAGACGTTCGGCTACTACGCCCAGGGTGTGAGTGTGTCGACTGCGGTGTTGCCTGATGGCTGGCGCGACCGTTTGGTGCTGGTGGAGTCCGACAACACCCAGCCGGGACGTGGCTATGCGCTCGATCCGCACGATTGTGTGGTGTCCAAGCTGGTAGCCGGCAGGGAGAAGGACAACAAGTTCGCTGACGCGTTGCTCCGAGCGGGACTGGTGAGACCGGACGTGGTCGCCGAGCGAATCGAACTCCTGGCCGACGTGCATCCTTTGGTGATGAAGCGCCTGCGGGACTGGATCGCCGCGTATCAGCCGGGGCCTGAAGCCGTCGGTTAA
- a CDS encoding helix-turn-helix domain-containing protein codes for MSGELLTTGQAAKLLGSSRQQVVNLCERGDLPFVRVGAHRKVRREHVEALLRPKRALTRDQLKSLWLHQAVAGGLVVDPDEVLGKAAENLDRLLRQHRGTMAEVWLRRWQDKINEGVDSVLRSLTSEDPEAVELRQNSPFAGVLSQSQRRKVLESFKRSVGDRAA; via the coding sequence ATGAGTGGGGAACTCCTGACCACTGGCCAAGCGGCCAAGTTGCTGGGGTCGTCGCGTCAGCAGGTGGTCAACCTGTGTGAACGTGGGGACCTGCCGTTCGTGCGGGTGGGTGCGCACCGCAAGGTCAGGCGGGAGCATGTCGAGGCGTTGTTGCGGCCAAAGCGGGCGTTGACCCGTGATCAGCTCAAGTCGCTGTGGCTGCACCAAGCGGTGGCGGGCGGCCTGGTCGTCGATCCGGACGAAGTGCTGGGTAAGGCTGCGGAGAACCTTGATCGACTGCTCCGACAGCATCGGGGGACTATGGCCGAGGTCTGGCTGAGGCGCTGGCAGGACAAGATCAACGAAGGCGTGGATTCTGTCCTGCGGTCGTTGACGTCGGAAGACCCGGAGGCTGTCGAGTTGCGGCAGAATTCGCCCTTCGCCGGCGTGCTCTCGCAGTCGCAGCGTCGGAAGGTTCTTGAGTCCTTCAAGCGCAGCGTCGGAGACCGGGCGGCATGA
- a CDS encoding tyrosine-type recombinase/integrase, whose amino-acid sequence MGHVEDRWYKTVHHPGGRRERVKTNLFGKGLRYRVRYVGPDGKERKKSYPDRAKREAEAFLVSTETDKLRGSYVDPVAGRMTFAEYAETWLRTRSFDESTRESTEFRVRKHLLPCFGSRKLAEIKPGHIREWDASMVGKLAPATRAVVFAHLRTILGAAVDDERITKNPCSAKSVKPPRPVQRRVVPWRYEQVSAIRGGLAQRYRAMVDLGAGCGLRQGEILGLGVDDIDLDAGWLHVSRQVKLVRSRLVFGLPKNDRDRRVPLPDSVGLVLRQHIDDFAPLSLTLPWENPADDERVTVPLLFTTTRRGAINRRTFDNKSWRPAVVAAGITPTRATGMHALRHFYASSLLDAGESIKALASYLGHADPGFTLRVYTHLMPASEERTRNAIDNLFGPAAEVPGPRR is encoded by the coding sequence ATGGGACACGTAGAGGATCGCTGGTATAAGACGGTTCACCACCCGGGCGGGCGACGGGAGCGGGTCAAGACGAACCTGTTCGGCAAAGGGCTGCGCTACCGGGTGCGGTACGTCGGGCCGGACGGCAAGGAACGGAAGAAGTCCTACCCCGACCGGGCCAAGCGCGAGGCTGAGGCGTTCCTCGTCTCCACCGAGACGGACAAGCTGCGCGGCTCGTACGTCGACCCGGTCGCCGGTCGGATGACCTTCGCCGAGTACGCCGAGACGTGGCTACGGACGCGCTCGTTCGACGAGTCGACCCGGGAGAGCACCGAGTTTCGGGTACGGAAGCACCTGCTTCCGTGCTTCGGCTCTCGAAAGTTGGCGGAGATCAAGCCGGGCCACATCCGGGAATGGGACGCGAGCATGGTCGGCAAGCTGGCTCCGGCTACCCGGGCCGTGGTCTTCGCCCACCTGCGGACCATCCTCGGCGCGGCGGTCGACGACGAACGGATCACCAAGAATCCGTGTTCGGCAAAGTCAGTAAAGCCACCGCGACCGGTGCAGCGCAGGGTGGTGCCGTGGCGGTACGAACAGGTTTCGGCAATTCGCGGTGGCCTCGCCCAGCGGTACCGCGCGATGGTCGACCTGGGCGCCGGCTGCGGACTGCGACAGGGGGAGATCCTGGGCCTCGGTGTCGACGACATCGACCTTGACGCGGGCTGGTTGCACGTCTCGCGTCAGGTCAAGCTCGTCCGCTCTCGGCTCGTCTTCGGGCTACCCAAGAACGACCGGGATCGCCGGGTGCCGCTGCCTGACTCCGTCGGCCTGGTGCTGCGGCAGCACATCGACGACTTCGCTCCGCTATCGCTCACCCTGCCGTGGGAGAACCCGGCGGACGACGAGCGGGTCACGGTGCCGCTGCTGTTCACCACCACCCGGCGCGGTGCGATCAATCGGCGCACCTTCGACAACAAGAGTTGGCGTCCCGCCGTCGTGGCGGCCGGCATCACGCCGACCCGGGCGACCGGGATGCACGCGCTGCGCCACTTCTACGCCTCGTCGCTGCTTGACGCGGGGGAGAGCATCAAGGCCCTCGCCTCCTACCTCGGCCACGCCGACCCCGGCTTCACCCTCCGGGTGTACACGCACCTGATGCCGGCCAGCGAGGAACGCACCCGCAACGCGATCGACAATCTGTTCGGGCCTGCGGCTGAGGTTCCGGGTCCGCGCCGGTGA
- a CDS encoding AlpA family transcriptional regulator, producing the protein MANDGLWTIRDVSAYLRVPTETLYRWRKVKYGPPAARVGRHLRYEPEAVRSWVREQAAA; encoded by the coding sequence GTGGCGAACGATGGGCTCTGGACGATCCGGGACGTGTCGGCGTACCTGCGGGTACCGACCGAGACGCTGTACCGCTGGCGCAAGGTCAAGTACGGTCCGCCGGCCGCTCGGGTCGGTCGACACCTGCGGTACGAGCCGGAAGCGGTCCGGTCCTGGGTACGTGAGCAGGCTGCGGCCTGA
- a CDS encoding replication initiator: MTAATLPGLEPAPTPAAAPRPGSRAARMALPRSVDVLKEIAAEYGVCVRPLAMRRTDLNTGLTEVIDLPCGATREDKCGPCAKKNRRLRQAQIREGWHRNDEPLPPPEPATEEQKALILLRGHLEFSRDEASRASQWDQVEDLDDAIREIEDAITAEGLRGRVAPPHPTGDDDQADEDNGRRRKRSTRRRQDAPELPRRKVERRTVGRTYTAPDGTAYRPSMWLTLTLDSYGPVRPDGTPLNPDRYDYRRAAWDAVHFPRLLDRFWQNLRRCEGWNVQYAGCVEPQRRLAPHAHFAIRGTIPRDVLRTVASATYHQVWWPSVDVQRYTLDRLPLWDEQASAWVDPDTRAPLTAWTEALDAIDADPDAEPVHVVRFGSQVDARGVMPGTDDAERTIRYVTKYITKHTGDVHKITSSRQRAHLDRLWQELQVTPCTERCANWLLYGIQPRKANAKLKPGRCKGKVHQRDTLGIGGRRILISRDWSGKTLSDHKHDVRAWVRALLGVTVGLEGVDDQGATVEPVRHAWELARPDDPDVGPLAHRLLRAIGERARWRSELLAAKDRAAQLPDTESTSGTNGMTGEGQ; the protein is encoded by the coding sequence ATGACCGCTGCCACCCTGCCCGGCCTCGAACCCGCCCCGACCCCGGCTGCCGCTCCTCGGCCGGGATCGCGGGCGGCCCGCATGGCACTGCCCCGCTCGGTCGACGTGCTCAAGGAGATCGCGGCCGAGTACGGCGTCTGCGTCCGCCCCCTCGCCATGCGGCGCACCGACCTGAACACCGGCCTGACCGAGGTCATCGACCTGCCCTGCGGCGCGACCCGGGAAGACAAGTGCGGCCCGTGCGCCAAGAAGAACCGCCGACTGCGACAGGCCCAGATCCGGGAAGGCTGGCACCGCAACGACGAACCCCTACCCCCACCAGAACCAGCGACCGAGGAACAGAAGGCGCTCATCCTGCTGCGCGGTCACCTGGAGTTCTCCCGCGACGAAGCATCCCGAGCAAGCCAATGGGACCAGGTCGAAGACCTCGACGACGCCATCCGCGAAATCGAAGACGCCATCACGGCCGAAGGACTCCGAGGCCGCGTCGCCCCACCACACCCGACCGGCGACGACGACCAGGCCGACGAGGACAACGGCCGCCGCCGCAAGCGCTCCACCCGCCGTCGACAGGACGCCCCCGAGCTACCTCGGCGCAAGGTCGAGCGACGCACCGTCGGCCGCACCTACACCGCCCCCGACGGCACCGCCTACCGGCCGTCGATGTGGCTCACGCTCACCCTCGACTCCTACGGCCCCGTCAGGCCCGACGGCACCCCGCTCAACCCCGACCGGTACGACTACCGCCGCGCCGCCTGGGACGCCGTCCACTTCCCCCGGCTGCTCGACCGGTTCTGGCAGAACCTGCGCCGCTGCGAAGGATGGAACGTCCAGTACGCCGGCTGCGTCGAGCCCCAACGCCGACTCGCCCCACACGCACACTTCGCCATCCGAGGCACCATCCCCCGCGACGTGCTCCGCACCGTGGCGTCGGCGACGTACCACCAGGTGTGGTGGCCCTCGGTCGACGTCCAGCGGTACACCCTCGACCGGCTCCCGCTCTGGGACGAGCAGGCTTCGGCGTGGGTCGACCCGGACACCCGCGCGCCGCTGACCGCCTGGACGGAAGCACTCGACGCCATCGACGCCGACCCCGACGCGGAACCGGTGCACGTCGTGCGCTTCGGCTCCCAGGTCGACGCACGCGGGGTCATGCCCGGCACCGACGACGCCGAACGCACCATCCGCTACGTCACGAAGTACATCACCAAACACACCGGCGACGTCCACAAGATCACCAGCAGCAGGCAGCGCGCACACCTCGACCGGCTGTGGCAGGAACTCCAGGTCACCCCGTGCACGGAACGCTGCGCGAACTGGCTGCTCTACGGCATCCAACCCCGCAAGGCCAACGCGAAACTCAAGCCCGGCCGTTGCAAGGGCAAAGTCCACCAACGAGACACCCTCGGCATCGGCGGCCGGCGCATCCTCATCTCCCGCGACTGGTCCGGCAAGACGCTCTCGGACCACAAGCACGACGTGCGGGCATGGGTGCGCGCACTGCTCGGCGTCACTGTCGGTCTAGAGGGCGTCGACGACCAGGGCGCCACCGTCGAACCCGTCCGCCACGCCTGGGAACTCGCCCGACCCGACGATCCCGACGTGGGTCCACTGGCGCATCGACTCCTGCGGGCCATCGGCGAACGCGCCCGCTGGCGCTCCGAACTCCTCGCCGCCAAGGACCGCGCCGCCCAGCTCCCCGACACCGAATCGACGTCGGGCACGAACGGCATGACGGGGGAGGGGCAGTGA
- a CDS encoding DUF2637 domain-containing protein, giving the protein MTARTESAVRLVILLAIGTMAGAAAFTHVHDLSVAHGQPHWIGWANAVAVELMAIYLGLELRARRRAGRPVGLVGSLLVAFALLSLAAQVAGAEPSVWGWIVAAVPSLAFLALVKVVLSNAPVTAPAVEPHQPIAHRTEQPGPAPDVEPVRVTEPAAPAVPVPPAVPAPAVVLPPRAVQPNRPHVVGIIR; this is encoded by the coding sequence ATGACCGCCCGCACCGAATCCGCGGTACGCCTGGTGATCCTGCTCGCCATCGGCACCATGGCCGGCGCCGCCGCCTTCACCCACGTCCACGACCTGTCCGTCGCCCACGGCCAACCACACTGGATCGGCTGGGCCAACGCCGTAGCCGTCGAACTGATGGCGATCTACCTCGGCCTGGAACTACGCGCCCGCCGTCGCGCCGGTCGCCCCGTCGGCCTGGTCGGCTCGCTCCTGGTGGCGTTCGCGCTGCTCTCCCTCGCAGCCCAGGTCGCGGGCGCTGAACCGTCGGTGTGGGGCTGGATCGTGGCGGCGGTGCCGTCGCTGGCGTTCCTCGCCCTGGTCAAGGTTGTCCTGTCCAACGCTCCAGTTACCGCACCGGCCGTCGAGCCACACCAGCCAATTGCGCACCGGACCGAGCAACCCGGCCCGGCCCCCGATGTCGAACCGGTCCGCGTGACCGAGCCTGCTGCGCCGGCTGTCCCGGTTCCGCCGGCTGTCCCGGCTCCGGCGGTGGTGCTGCCTCCGCGTGCCGTTCAGCCCAACCGGCCGCACGTCGTCGGGATCATCCGATGA
- a CDS encoding FtsK/SpoIIIE domain-containing protein, translating into MTSAGDLVVFRPKRFALPMWAVLLGLVLRWSGRAVWWCLRHPVATGTAVLALWLFVEFGWSGLVVPLVLGSAASAVWRWRDESSWWTWLAGPLLGSFRRVFVYRRVWREAMTLCGLADTYDLQPVLPQLLRVRSDQALDVLTVRMVRGQTPEQFQAVSANLAYAFGRRHVRVYSERPGDPPTRTGHGAWLLRLVDRVRFRDRPTLVYLAVVRTDALRTVVPPFDVPAVPDFTALPLARREDLRPWSLHLLATHVLVGGATRSGKGSVLWSLVRVLGGGIASGLVRLWVIDPKGGMEFALGRPMFARFACKSFEAMADLLDEAVTVLRERQTRLAGTVRVHTPTEADPLVVVVVDEMAALTAYLQDVELRKRIASSLGLLLSQGAGVGVLVVAALQDPRKDVLPFRDLFPTRIALGLTEASQVDMVLGDGARTRGALADQMPRWAKGVGYVILDGTPDPMRVRFSYVSDDDIRDMARQYPAPGDAADILAQVRRETAPEPARPPLPRTPSGPLLPESLRNLLDRDTSGEGR; encoded by the coding sequence ATGACTTCGGCCGGGGACTTGGTGGTGTTCCGGCCGAAGCGGTTCGCGCTGCCTATGTGGGCGGTGCTGCTCGGCCTGGTGCTGCGCTGGTCCGGCCGGGCTGTCTGGTGGTGCCTGCGGCATCCGGTGGCCACCGGTACGGCGGTGCTGGCGTTGTGGCTGTTCGTCGAGTTCGGCTGGTCCGGGCTGGTGGTGCCGCTGGTGCTGGGGTCGGCGGCCTCGGCGGTGTGGCGGTGGCGGGACGAGTCGTCCTGGTGGACCTGGCTCGCCGGTCCGCTGCTCGGCTCGTTCCGGCGGGTGTTCGTGTACCGGCGGGTGTGGCGGGAGGCCATGACGCTGTGCGGGCTCGCCGACACCTACGACCTTCAGCCGGTCCTGCCGCAACTGTTGCGGGTGCGCTCAGATCAGGCGCTCGACGTGTTGACCGTCCGCATGGTGCGGGGCCAGACGCCGGAACAGTTCCAGGCGGTCAGCGCCAATCTCGCGTACGCGTTCGGCCGGCGGCACGTCCGGGTCTACTCGGAACGTCCCGGCGACCCACCGACCCGTACCGGCCATGGTGCGTGGCTGCTGCGCCTGGTGGATCGGGTGCGGTTCCGGGATCGGCCGACGCTGGTCTACCTGGCGGTGGTGCGGACCGACGCGCTGCGCACCGTGGTCCCGCCGTTCGACGTGCCGGCGGTGCCGGACTTCACCGCGCTGCCCCTGGCCCGTCGGGAGGACCTGCGTCCCTGGTCGCTGCACCTGCTTGCCACGCATGTTCTCGTGGGTGGGGCGACCCGCTCCGGTAAGGGGTCGGTGCTGTGGTCGCTGGTGCGGGTCCTCGGCGGCGGGATCGCCTCCGGCCTCGTCCGGCTCTGGGTGATCGACCCGAAGGGCGGGATGGAGTTCGCGCTCGGCCGTCCGATGTTCGCCCGGTTCGCCTGCAAGTCCTTCGAGGCCATGGCCGATCTCCTCGACGAGGCCGTCACCGTCCTCCGGGAGCGGCAGACCCGGCTTGCGGGCACGGTGCGGGTGCACACGCCGACGGAGGCTGACCCCCTGGTCGTGGTCGTCGTCGACGAGATGGCCGCACTGACCGCCTACCTGCAAGATGTCGAGCTGCGTAAGCGCATCGCCTCGTCGCTCGGGTTGCTGCTGTCCCAGGGGGCCGGGGTCGGTGTCCTGGTGGTGGCGGCGTTGCAGGACCCGCGTAAGGACGTGCTGCCGTTCCGGGACCTGTTCCCGACCCGCATCGCGCTCGGCCTGACCGAGGCGTCCCAGGTCGACATGGTCCTTGGCGACGGTGCCCGCACTCGGGGTGCCCTCGCTGACCAGATGCCGCGATGGGCCAAGGGCGTCGGGTACGTGATCCTCGACGGCACCCCCGACCCGATGCGGGTCCGCTTCTCGTACGTCTCCGACGACGACATCCGCGACATGGCCCGCCAGTACCCGGCACCCGGCGATGCGGCGGACATCCTCGCCCAGGTCCGGCGGGAAACCGCCCCCGAACCGGCCCGACCACCGCTGCCGCGTACGCCGTCCGGACCGCTGCTGCCCGAATCGCTGCGCAACCTCCTCGACCGCGACACCAGCGGTGAGGGCCGATGA
- a CDS encoding transcriptional regulator: protein MALRGGTRFAVRFEDVFPAGCALVPESLGEVEDYDEKTGRRSPAKDKLTGQRVWQVRVMDLDPELGKRSRETTVKISADYQPVPPSGAPFEAVEFDGMTVTPYVANNGRMAYSLRATGLRAPVVGGKKAAA from the coding sequence ATGGCTCTGCGTGGCGGTACGAGGTTCGCCGTGCGGTTCGAGGACGTGTTCCCGGCGGGGTGCGCGTTGGTGCCCGAGTCGCTGGGTGAGGTCGAGGACTACGACGAGAAGACGGGTCGGCGGTCCCCGGCGAAGGACAAGCTGACTGGTCAGCGGGTGTGGCAGGTCCGGGTGATGGATCTTGACCCTGAGCTGGGCAAGCGCTCGCGGGAGACGACGGTGAAGATCTCGGCTGACTATCAGCCGGTGCCGCCGTCGGGTGCGCCGTTCGAGGCGGTGGAGTTCGACGGGATGACGGTGACGCCGTACGTGGCGAACAACGGTCGGATGGCGTATTCGCTGCGGGCGACCGGGCTGCGGGCTCCGGTGGTCGGTGGCAAGAAGGCGGCGGCGTAG
- a CDS encoding glycosyltransferase, producing the protein MENLTHLVTVITPVHAPSVEYLAGAYDSLVKQDMPDGWDWQWLVQEDGQTGALDGVLPDDPRISLGGGRSGGPGVARTLALSRVTGDLVKVLDADDQLTAGALARDIAAFDIHPQIGWTTSRVLDLMPDGSTVGWDKDPAGGPISRGAVLAFWQANGYRAQVHPATLCIRRDLLLALGGWMALPASEDTGLLLAASAVSEGYFTREHGLLYRKWPGQVTSQAAHREPVEYEGRMKIIEARAVALASMLPNGLPVTFAA; encoded by the coding sequence GTGGAAAACTTGACGCATCTCGTCACGGTCATCACTCCGGTCCATGCGCCCAGCGTCGAGTACCTGGCCGGTGCGTACGACTCGTTGGTCAAGCAAGACATGCCCGACGGGTGGGACTGGCAGTGGCTCGTCCAGGAGGACGGGCAGACCGGTGCGTTGGACGGGGTTCTGCCGGACGACCCTCGCATCAGCCTCGGCGGTGGTCGTTCCGGCGGCCCGGGTGTTGCCCGCACCCTCGCTCTTTCCCGTGTCACCGGCGATCTGGTCAAGGTGCTCGACGCTGACGACCAACTCACGGCCGGTGCACTCGCCCGCGACATCGCCGCCTTCGACATCCACCCGCAGATCGGCTGGACGACCTCGCGCGTCCTGGACCTGATGCCCGATGGGTCTACCGTCGGATGGGACAAGGATCCGGCCGGCGGACCCATCAGCCGCGGTGCCGTGCTCGCCTTCTGGCAGGCCAACGGTTACCGCGCCCAGGTCCACCCCGCCACTCTCTGCATCCGCCGGGATCTGCTCCTCGCCCTCGGCGGCTGGATGGCACTCCCGGCCTCCGAGGACACTGGCCTACTCCTCGCTGCCAGCGCGGTCAGCGAGGGTTACTTCACCCGTGAACACGGTTTGCTCTACCGCAAGTGGCCAGGTCAGGTCACGAGCCAAGCCGCGCACCGCGAACCCGTCGAGTACGAGGGCCGCATGAAGATCATCGAGGCCAGAGCCGTTGCCCTGGCCTCGATGCTCCCGAACGGGCTGCCGGTCACTTTTGCGGCGTAG
- a CDS encoding GntR family transcriptional regulator: MTGVHGRDWRPRYLQLAEELRVKITSGELAPGTLMPSETELAETSGLSRTSVRNAIRQLREWGLVRAEQGRGTYVRAPRQRVRRRNAERYQWEKDRVLLDQDERLKTGATEHDTGLTVDDLKFHAEYTRVEADAEMAAALRVEPGTPLLRRVYWTSSRHENAPLTMSYSYLPYDLVAANPDLLDASNEPWPGGSQHQLYTIGVELDRIEDEVRARPPSPDEAELLDIDPGVSVLTVRKTSIDTTGRAVEVADVVMPGDRTELVYSHKLQRWKT; encoded by the coding sequence GTGACCGGTGTGCATGGCCGGGACTGGCGCCCTCGTTACCTGCAACTCGCGGAAGAGTTGCGGGTCAAAATCACGAGCGGAGAACTCGCGCCCGGCACCCTGATGCCGTCGGAGACGGAGTTGGCCGAGACGTCGGGCCTGTCGCGCACGAGTGTCCGCAACGCCATCCGCCAGCTCCGCGAGTGGGGCCTGGTCCGCGCAGAGCAGGGGCGCGGCACCTACGTTCGGGCACCTCGCCAGCGGGTACGGCGTCGTAACGCGGAGCGGTACCAGTGGGAGAAGGACCGGGTGTTGCTCGACCAGGACGAGCGGCTCAAGACCGGCGCGACCGAGCATGACACCGGCCTGACCGTCGACGACCTCAAGTTCCACGCCGAGTACACCCGCGTCGAGGCCGATGCGGAGATGGCAGCGGCGCTGCGGGTCGAGCCGGGTACGCCGCTGCTGCGCCGGGTTTACTGGACCTCGTCCAGGCATGAGAACGCCCCGCTGACCATGTCGTACTCGTACCTGCCCTATGACCTGGTGGCCGCGAACCCGGACCTGCTCGACGCCAGCAACGAGCCGTGGCCCGGTGGCTCCCAGCACCAGCTCTACACGATCGGCGTCGAGTTGGACCGCATCGAGGACGAGGTTCGGGCGCGTCCGCCGTCGCCGGATGAGGCCGAACTCCTCGACATCGACCCCGGCGTCTCCGTGTTGACCGTGCGCAAGACGTCCATCGACACCACCGGCCGGGCCGTCGAGGTGGCCGACGTGGTGATGCCAGGGGACCGGACCGAGCTTGTGTACTCCCACAAACTGCAACGGTGGAAAACTTGA
- a CDS encoding GntR family transcriptional regulator: protein MPTPHYGQPRYRAIADELRERIQSGVIPPGALLPTESTLCAEFRASRGTIRHALAALREEGLAVTDHGRGTYASIHVWGSSGQSRTALRTVLADSRLAALLGVTLGEQVTEQETAIEENGRVSSVVRVYRKPVRSADKQSK, encoded by the coding sequence GTGCCCACCCCGCACTACGGACAGCCCCGCTACCGGGCCATCGCCGACGAGTTACGAGAGCGCATCCAGAGCGGCGTAATTCCACCTGGCGCCCTACTGCCGACCGAAAGCACACTTTGCGCCGAGTTCAGGGCAAGCCGTGGCACCATTCGTCATGCACTCGCCGCCCTTCGCGAGGAAGGGTTAGCCGTCACCGATCACGGCAGGGGAACTTACGCATCCATACATGTCTGGGGATCTTCAGGGCAGTCTCGAACAGCGCTGCGGACGGTCCTAGCCGATTCACGTCTAGCCGCGCTCCTAGGGGTGACTCTCGGAGAGCAGGTTACCGAACAAGAGACCGCCATAGAGGAAAATGGACGCGTTTCGTCAGTCGTTCGAGTGTATCGAAAGCCTGTTCGAAGTGCGGACAAGCAGAGCAAATAA